The following are from one region of the Stigmatella ashevillena genome:
- a CDS encoding class I SAM-dependent methyltransferase produces MSYDRAYWEQLWAKTLRDHPDKVARRPPNAELIAEVASLPPGHALDAGCGHGAETLWLAAHGWKVTAVDFSASALAHARSTAEALGSEIAARISWVEGDLSTWTPPPDAFDLLVCLYVHVAGSAEAMVQRMASGVAPGGTLFMLGHRPMDPATGKPTAAAGQVQISVESAVAALEPRAWEFAVAEERPRAIAGTGVDAVIRARRVP; encoded by the coding sequence ATGTCCTATGACCGTGCGTATTGGGAACAGCTCTGGGCAAAGACGCTGCGAGATCATCCGGACAAGGTCGCGCGGCGTCCGCCGAACGCGGAGCTGATCGCAGAGGTCGCCAGCCTTCCTCCGGGCCATGCGCTCGACGCGGGCTGTGGCCATGGGGCAGAGACGCTGTGGCTGGCTGCGCACGGGTGGAAGGTCACGGCGGTGGACTTCTCCGCGAGCGCGCTCGCGCATGCTCGTTCGACGGCGGAGGCCCTCGGGTCCGAGATCGCCGCGCGCATCTCATGGGTCGAAGGAGATCTCTCGACCTGGACGCCGCCGCCCGACGCTTTCGACCTCCTGGTGTGCCTCTACGTCCACGTTGCAGGTTCGGCGGAGGCAATGGTCCAGCGCATGGCGAGCGGCGTCGCGCCGGGCGGAACGCTGTTCATGCTCGGCCACCGCCCGATGGATCCTGCGACCGGAAAACCGACCGCCGCGGCGGGGCAGGTGCAGATCTCCGTGGAGAGCGCGGTTGCCGCGCTCGAGCCGCGTGCGTGGGAGTTCGCCGTGGCGGAGGAACGGCCGCGCGCCATCGCGGGGACGGGCGTCGATGCTGTGATCCGCGCGCGACGCGTGCCGTGA
- a CDS encoding DUF2780 domain-containing protein: protein MWEPRGGYRQHCERSGGRSVFNAERNQLPVCKLLPFRVWRQLQRGLHWRVRRLVHHHGVLRLTGTAQIPCRSTLADTPTGSMFGVCPRRLRTMQARHLKEHDMDLIGQLSQQLGVDGTQAQGLAGSLLKMVQGTVQEKVGPDAARQMDQAIPELQGWTQAAQAQAPATDSGGGLMGALGGLMGGAGGAGGGLMGALGGAAAHAGELVGVVAILQRFNLDAGKATLVAPLLLNFLKSRLDPGLVGKILAVVPLLTGGGSGSSGQGGGGLGGMLGGILGN from the coding sequence ATGTGGGAACCCCGCGGAGGATACCGGCAGCACTGCGAACGAAGCGGTGGGAGAAGCGTCTTCAACGCAGAGCGCAACCAGTTGCCGGTGTGCAAGCTATTGCCGTTCCGAGTGTGGAGGCAGCTCCAACGCGGATTGCATTGGCGAGTGCGTCGACTGGTGCATCACCACGGGGTATTGCGGCTGACCGGAACAGCCCAGATTCCTTGTCGAAGCACGCTGGCGGACACTCCAACGGGCAGCATGTTTGGCGTGTGTCCCCGAAGACTTCGTACGATGCAGGCTCGACACCTGAAGGAGCACGACATGGACCTCATCGGACAGCTTTCGCAGCAGCTCGGAGTGGATGGCACGCAGGCGCAGGGGCTTGCGGGCTCCCTCCTGAAGATGGTGCAGGGCACGGTGCAGGAGAAAGTGGGCCCGGACGCGGCGCGGCAGATGGACCAGGCCATCCCGGAGCTGCAGGGCTGGACGCAGGCGGCCCAGGCTCAGGCTCCCGCGACCGACAGCGGGGGCGGACTGATGGGCGCCCTGGGCGGCCTCATGGGCGGCGCGGGGGGCGCCGGGGGCGGGCTGATGGGCGCCCTGGGCGGCGCGGCAGCCCACGCGGGTGAGTTGGTCGGCGTCGTGGCCATCCTTCAGCGGTTCAACCTGGACGCGGGCAAGGCCACCCTGGTGGCGCCCCTCCTCCTGAACTTCCTCAAGTCCCGGCTGGACCCGGGCCTCGTGGGGAAGATCCTCGCCGTGGTGCCCCTGCTCACGGGCGGCGGCTCCGGCAGCAGCGGCCAGGGCGGTGGGGGACTGGGTGGCATGCTCGGTGGAATCCTGGGCAACTAG
- a CDS encoding DNA alkylation repair protein codes for MAKQMTLSQVMKELEVHGDPKVRERYVRDGAGDNVFGVLMGKIRALAGALGQNHALGLELWATGNHEARILSCMLLDPSALTEKEARKLLEPLTLSLLVDELVGRVLVKAPVAEALQGRWMDGNKELPRRAGWKLLAGRIAAGLAKDLDVKATLVRIERELPEAPHRVKEGINYCLVWIGLHLPGYRKEAIAIGERLGRWDPRPIPKGCTSSYAPEWIAAVLALRKGEKTEARKKMEAATAKKKPAPERKKGAPKKASARKRTS; via the coding sequence GTGGCGAAGCAGATGACGCTGTCCCAGGTGATGAAGGAACTCGAGGTGCACGGCGACCCGAAGGTGCGCGAGCGGTACGTGCGCGACGGTGCCGGGGACAACGTGTTCGGAGTGCTGATGGGGAAGATCCGTGCGCTCGCGGGGGCGCTGGGACAGAACCACGCGCTGGGCCTGGAGCTATGGGCCACCGGAAACCACGAGGCCCGCATCCTCTCCTGCATGCTGCTCGACCCGAGCGCGCTCACGGAGAAGGAGGCGCGCAAGCTGCTCGAGCCGCTCACGCTGTCTTTGCTGGTGGATGAGCTGGTCGGGCGCGTGCTCGTGAAGGCGCCGGTCGCCGAAGCCCTCCAGGGGCGCTGGATGGACGGCAACAAGGAGCTGCCGCGGCGCGCCGGTTGGAAGCTCCTCGCCGGCCGGATCGCGGCCGGACTGGCCAAGGACCTCGACGTCAAAGCGACGCTCGTGCGCATCGAGCGAGAGCTGCCGGAGGCTCCGCACCGGGTGAAGGAAGGCATCAACTACTGCCTCGTCTGGATCGGCCTCCACCTCCCGGGCTACCGGAAAGAGGCCATCGCCATCGGTGAACGCCTGGGCCGCTGGGACCCGAGGCCCATCCCGAAGGGCTGCACGTCGAGCTACGCGCCGGAGTGGATTGCCGCGGTCCTCGCGCTGCGGAAAGGCGAGAAGACCGAGGCGCGGAAGAAGATGGAGGCGGCAACCGCGAAGAAGAAGCCGGCTCCGGAGAGGAAGAAGGGCGCGCCAAAGAAGGCGTCTGCCCGGAAGCGCACGAGCTGA